The Kluyveromyces marxianus DMKU3-1042 DNA, complete genome, chromosome 6 genome window below encodes:
- the DFG5 gene encoding putative mannan endo-1,6-alpha-mannosidase gives MRLGIWSYLILSISSLVSAIDLDTSSKDSICSATSLIQQGIVDYYDGYKYGGSVGMFTQPYYWWEAGLVFGGMIENWYLCQNNSYQNLLYDAMIAQTGSNYDFMPNNQTMVEGNDDQGVWALTIMSAVERNFTNPKKAGAPDWLAMVQAVFNEMYSRWDPAHCGGGLRWQIFTWNSGYNYKNTISNGCLFQLAARLGRYTGNQTYLDVAEKVFNWLTDVNYVVLKDEANVYDGANIEENCTNIIKYEWSYNHGVVLGGCAYMYNATNGSEEWKSRTSQILGGATSFFFDNNIMYESTCQSEKQMTCNTDQRVFKAIFSRMLGYTAVLAPFTLDTVNPLIEASATAAAKSCSGGTDGHTCGLNWFKGSWDGQYGLGEQASALEIMNQLLIHERPPPLTEKTGGSARGDPNAGLNVSTTNVLQKKLTITGSDKAGAGVITAVVIGVLVLGSVWMIY, from the coding sequence ATGAGGCTCGGCATATGGAGTTATTTAATCCTAAGCATATCGTCATTGGTGTCAGCTATCGACTTGGATACGAGTTCTAAAGACTCTATTTGTTCTGCGACGTCGCTGATTCAACAGGGTATTGTGGACTACTACGATGGTTATAAATATGGTGGTAGTGTGGGTATGTTCACACAGCCATACTATTGGTGGGAAGCAGGACTTGTCTTTGGAGGTATGATCGAAAACTGGTACCTATGTCAAAACAATTCCTATCAGAATCTTCTTTATGATGCCATGATCGCTCAGACTGGTTCCAACTACGACTTCATGCCTAACAATCAAACTATGGTTGAAGGTAATGATGATCAAGGTGTGTGGGCATTAACAATTATGAGTGCTGTTGAAAGAAACTTTACAAACCCAAAGAAGGCCGGTGCTCCAGATTGGCTAGCTATGGTACAAGCTGTTTTCAACGAGATGTACTCTCGTTGGGACCCAGCTCACTGTGGTGGTGGTTTAAGATGGCAGATTTTCACTTGGAATTCAGGGTATAATTATAAGAATACAATTTCTAACGGGTGTCTCTTTCAATTGGCAGCTAGACTAGGGAGATACACTGGTAACCAAACTTATCTAGATGTTGCTGAAAAGGTCTTCAATTGGCTAACGGATGTTAATTATGTCGTCTTAAAGGATGAAGCAAATGTGTACGATGGTGCCAATATCGAAGAGAACTGTACGAATATCATCAAGTATGAATGGTCTTATAATCATGGTGTTGTGCTAGGAGGTTGTGCATACATGTACAATGCTACTAACGGCTCTGAGGAATGGAAAAGTCGTACATCGCAAATTCTAGGTGGTGCAacatccttcttttttgataataacaTCATGTATGAGAGTACATGTCAATCAGAAAAGCAAATGACTTGTAATACAGATCAACGTGTTTTCAAGGCTATATTTTCCAGAATGTTGGGTTACACCGCAGTTCTTGCTCCATTCACACTTGATACTGTCAACCCTCTAATTGAAGCCAgtgcaacagcagcagctaaATCATGCTCAGGTGGTACAGACGGACACACCTGCGGACTGAACTGGTTCAAAGGAAGTTGGGATGGCCAATATGGTCTCGGTGAACAAGCTTCCGCGCTTGAAATAATGAACCAACTGCTAATTCATGAAAGACCACCACCTCTTACCGAGAAGACTGGTGGTTCGGCTCGTGGTGACCCTAATGCTGGTTTGAATGTTTCTACTACAAACGTtctacaaaagaagttaacAATTACTGGTAGTGATAAAGCCGGTGCAGGTGTTATTACAGCAGTTGTAATAGGTGTTCTAGTATTAGGCTCTGTATGGATGATCTATTAG